A region of the Ferrimicrobium sp. genome:
CTCGGTGCGCACGCCAATGCAGTGGTCGCCAGACCGCAACGGTGGTTTTTCACGCGCTGACCCAGCCAGGCTGTACTCCAGCCCCATCATCGATCCGGTTTATGGCTATCAGGTGGTCAATGTCGAGTCGCAGATGAACAACCCCTCCTCCTTCTTGCGTTGGACTCGCGAGATGCTTACCGTGCGACATCGCGAGTCGGTGTTGGGTGATGGTGATTTTTCGTTGCTGTCGGTCGACAACGACTCCATCCTCGCCTTTGCGCGTTTCCTCGCTAACGATGAGCGTGTCGTGCTCTGTGTGGTCAACTTCGCGTCCAAGGTGCAGCCCGTCGCCGTTGATCTGGGTCGATGGAGCGGGCGGGTACCGGTGGAGCTGCTAGGTATGACACCGTTCCCCGTCATTGCCGACGATGGCAGCTATCGGTTGACGCTAGCTCCATACGGGTTCTTGTGGTTCGAATTGTGTGTCGCGTGATCGGCGAGATCGTCTTTCGCCGCATAGGATAGATCGCATGTCACTACGCTCCCGCTCTCTTTTGCGTCGTTCCTGCCTTTCGGTTCCCGGGTCGAGCGATCGTTTCATCACCAAGGCCCGTGATATTCCAGCCGACATGACGTTCTTGGACCTTGAGGACTCGGTTGCGTCCTCGGAGAAGGTCGCGGCGCGGACGACGGTAGCCAATGCGATCGCCGCCGGAGGCTGGGATGACCGGGTACTTTGCGTGCGGGTTAACGCCTGGGACACGACGTTGACGTTCCGTGACATTCTTGAGGTTGTCACCGGCGCCGGAGAGCGACTCGACGAGATCATGTTGCCGAAGGTTCAAAATGCATCTCAGGTCATCGCCACCGATCTCCTGCTCACACAGATCGAGGCAGAGGCGGGTCTTGCCCCCGGCCATATCGGGCTTGAGGTTCAGATCGAGACGACCACGGGACTCATCAATGTCGAAGAGATCTGTTCGGCATCCCCACGTGTCGAGACGGTGGTGTTTGGACCTGCCGATTTTGCCGCGTCGATGGAGATGCCGGTGCTCACGGGCGGTGTCGAGGTACCCGAGTATCCCGGGGACCATTTCCATTACGTCTTCGCCAAGATCTTGATGGCGGCGCGCGCTGCGGGCATCCAGGTCATCGACGGCCCCTACTTGAAGATCGCCGATCTCGAAGGATTGCGTCGGTATGCGTTGCGCTCTGCCATGTTGGGCTATGACGGCAAATGGGCGATCCATCCCACGCAGGTGGAGGTGTTAAATGAGGTGTACCGACCATCTCAGGAGCTCTTTGACAAGGCGTGCAACCTTCTCGACGCTTATGCGGCTGCCACGAGCAATGATGGCCGCGGAGCCGTCATGTTTGGGGACGAGATGATCGACGAGGCGAGCCGAAAGATGGCGATGAAGTTTCGTGCCAGAGGTGAAAAAGCCAAGATGGTCCGCAGCGAGTCGACAGGCTCGCAGTAGCGGGCGTCGCCCGTTGCTGAGCCAGTAGCTCGGTGCCACGATCGACTCCGGCGCAAGACCATGAAGGATCTGGAACTGGCTCAGACGAGCTTTGAGGCCACCTTCGAGAGTGCATACAAGGTGATGCCCGAGATGGCGAGCTCGAGATAGAACACGGTCACGCCTTGGCCGGTTGCCTTGAGGACGACCGTGGCGATAAGCGCCCAGCTGAGGTGGATCTTTGGGAGAAGATAGGTCGGCACCGCCCAAAAGATCAGGACCGCGATGATGGACATGGCGATGAGCCACTTGCCGATGCGAGCGATGACGGCCGATCTGGCCTTGTGGATGATCAGCGCGAGCAGTAAGAGGACAATGGCGATCTCGGTGGCGATGGGGACGGCCGTCTTGGCGGCACGCGCCAAAGGCCCTAGGTTGGGCAGGTCAGCTCCGGGAATTGCGATGTGGAGGTTGGCCTGAGCTACGGCATTGCCGAGTGAACTCGAATACCGAGAGATCCCAGCTGCGATGAATCTGGTCAATGCTGGGCCGCCGATGGTGACCGGTGCATGATCGGTGCCGAGCAGGTGTCCATCGGCCTGCCGGATAGCGCTGATGAATTGTGCCTGAACTTCGGGTTGTCGGAGCGCTGCGGCGATGACCGACTGTAGCTCCCCATGAGAGACGGTGATGCCAGCTATTCCGGTGATCGGGGAGAGCGTGTTGGTGAGACTATCGGCGATCGCCGACTGCATCGTTGAGCTGGAACTGAGCGTTTGTGCGTCGTTGGCGAGTCGATTCGGATTGAAGATGGTCAACATCGACAGATGCGCCAAGATGGCGATGGTCCCCGCAAGGATGCCAAGGCTCAACAAGATGTTGCCGAGGAGTCTGCGCAGTGCACTCACCGTCCTTTCCTGGTGGCCATCCATCGGCCTTGGTGCCTTCATCGGCATGGCTATCTCACAGCTTGACCGGGGCCAAAGTCGGACCATCGGTTCCGTTGGCCTCGACCAGTGTAGCTGGACGCAGAGAGCACCTCGTGAAGGTTATCGACGAGCGAGGCCTTTGGCGATGACTCGTAGTGCGAGCGTCTCCTCGGCACCCTCAAAGATCGACAACACGCGGGCATCGACGAAGTACCGACTGACTGGGTATTCTTCGGCATAGCCCATTCCACCGTGGAGCTGCATTGCCTCTCTGGTGATCGATTCAGCTGCCCGACAGGTGTAGGCCTTGGCCATTGAGGCCTCGAGCGAGCCGTTATGGTTGGCGAGCTGGATCGCAACCCAATAGGTGAGCTGACGGCTTGCCTGTAGGGTCGCTGACATGCTGGCAAGCTTGGCTTTGGTGAGCTGGTAGTCGATGAGCGGGTTGCCAAACACCGTCCGCCCCTGGGCGTAGGCCTTTGCTGCCTCATAGGCGGCTTGCATGACGCCGACGGCCCTTGCTGCTGTCTGGATTCTTCCGTTCTCGAATCCTGCCATCTGGAGGTAGAAGCCACGGCCGAGTCCGCTTGCTTCACCGATGAGTTGGGTGGTTGGGACGTAGACATTGTCAAAGCTCACTTCAAAGGAGTGCATGCCGCGATAGCCGAGGGTAGCAATAGCGCGTCCCTCGATGACCCCACCGTTGGCCTCGTGTCGGAAGCTCTCGCCTGGAAATGGCGGCTTATCGACGAAGAACAGCGAGAGCCCGCGATGCCCAAGGCTACGGTCAGGGTTGGTGCGCGCAAGGACGGCGAGGATGTTCGCTCTGCCAGCAAAAGTGCACCAAGTTTTCGTCCCGTCAAGGCGCCAGCCACCGTCCTTTGGCGTTGCGGTGGTCGTGAGGTGGGCAACGTCGGAACCAAAGTCTGGTTCGGTCACCGCGACGGCTCCCATGAGTTCGCCAGAGGCAAGCGATGGAAGGTAGCGCTGCTTCTGCTCTTCGGTTCCTCCAGCCAGGAGGGCTTTCGAGAGGATCTCTGGTCTGGTAATCAAGGAGCCGCCGGCGCCTAACGACACCCGTGAAAGCTCCTCGGTGGCGACCAACATGGCAATGAGATCGTCCACACTCTCGGTTGACGAACCGCCGAAGGCTTCAGGGATCGAAAGCCCAAATGCTCCCATCTCGGCCAGTTGTTCGATAATTGCCTCTGGAATGTCGAGGTTTTGGCGATGGATCGCGTCGGCGTACGGAGCGATCTTGTCGTCGGCCACGCGTCGAAATGCGTCCGCCACCAACGCCAAGTCCTCTCCCAGGTGTGGCAAGCCTGGGTCGAGCGCGACCCGTTCCATGACGTCATCTCTAACCGTTGGCGTGTTGGCAAAGAGGGATTGACCTTGATGTGGATCGAGGAGTCCTGCCTCCAACAGCGCTGCCGCACTCGAGCGCAGTGTCTGGGTGCAAAACAGTGCAGCCACCGCTGCCTCGTGTTCTCCATAGCCTGCGTAGGTGATCATCGGTGGGATGGCGAGCAACGCCGAGGCACTCTGGGCGAGTTGGTAGGTCTTGACCTGTTCGGTCTCGCCAAGCCCGGATTCGACCAGCAGCTTCATCTGCTCGGTGATGGCTTCGTTGAGGAGATCGAGTCCAGATTGGACAAGGCTAAAGAGGGTATCGGTCATGTATCGATCCTACTCGTCAACCTCAACTGCACGGGGTCACCAAATCGTATCAGAGCTCGCAGGCTGATGGCGTCACCACTGTGGCCCGTGCTCTTGGGTGGGCACGCTAGACAATGGCAGCGGTCGCGACCGGCGCACTAGTCGGTTGGGCCACTCCGAGTGCGGGTTCGATGGTGACGGCAAACTCGAACGCATGGTGGCCCTGGGTGTGAAACACGGAGACCCCTGGCCGGTTGCCGAGCAGCCCAAGTGATATTGGCCGCTCGTCGACGATTGCCCATACCTGATAGGTCGATTTCGGACTCAAGGCTTGCATCGAAAATGAGGTGAGCACAACTTCGCCTGAGCGCAGCGCAACCACGTTGCCGACGGTTTTGCCATGGGGGTCGACGAGGGCAAACTGCTTAGCGCCAGGTTGTAAGAGTGCAGCGGTGGCGATTGCCTTGGTAGCCGAGGCGGTGACCTGGGTGCCAAGTTGTGCGACCTGATGATTGAGGCTGTGGATCTCGATACCAAAGATCAAAGTGAGTGCCGCCGCGACGGCAAGTGCGGTTGATGCGATGATCGTTGGGATGCGAAGGCGTGAGCGTCGTGCCGGTTGGCGAAAGGGGAGAACCGGGTCGTTGAGACCGCCAATCTCGTGTTCGATGCGCTCCCAAATTCCCGCGGGTGCTGGTCCGCCTTCGTTGGCGAGCATGCCGAGGGTTGGCCGTAGCGCGTCGACCTCCGATCGACAGGCCGGGCAGTCTTTGAGATGTGCCTCGATGGCCTCGCGTTCACTGGTGTCCACGGCGTCGATGATGTAGGCTCCGAGCAGGTTCTCGGCCTCATGGTGACCCATCGGCTCTGGGTTGTTGGAGTAATTGCTCATTATGGCTCTACAACCTTCCACGTACTGAGTGCTTCGTTCATCCTCTTGAGTCCCGAGCGGATTCGCGTCTTTACTGTGCCCTCGGGCTGCTCGAGCCGCTGGGCGACCTCTCGGTAGGTCAGCCCATGATAGAAGGCGAGCTGAATCGCTCGACGCTCCTCCTCGGGGAGCGTCGCTAACGCTTCACGAATGGCTTCCCGGTCCGCGAGATCGCCGAATTCGTGATCGATATCGTAGGAGGCGGCTGCGATCTGGGCGGCATCGGTCTGCTCTCGTCGCTTTCGCGCCTCTTCGGATCGGATCACATCCACCGACCGGCGGTGCGTCTGCATGAGGAGAAAGGTTCGCAAGGTGCCACGAGCGGAGTCGTAACGCTCCGGTTCGTTCCAGAGTCGAACGAAGAGCTCCTGGGTGACCTCCTCCGCCAGTGCAGCGTCGCGGGTTACTCGCTTCGCGAGTGCGTGCACTGCCCCTCCATGTCGTCGAAAGATCTCTGCCAACGCGTCTTGGTTGTAGCGCGCTACCGCGACAACGAGAGAGGCGTCACTCATTTCATGTAGTTGTGGTTCCGTAACCTTACTTCGACGCGGACGTTGGTTGTGGATGGGCGGGTTTGACACGGGTCACTGCTCTACAAGATTGAGGAGAAATAGGCTGACGTCGTTGGCGCGTTTGAGGGTCTCAACGATGGTCTCTTCCCCTTCGATGATCTTCGTCAGCGAGACGGAGCGTCTGGCCGTCACGCTGATAACTCGCTCGGGGGTAGCTGCGGGCGAACCGTAGCTGTCGGTGGCGGCAACCTCTAGTGGCAGTGACATTCCGGTAAGGCCAGCCAGATCCAGAGCAAGGTTGAGTAGTTCGATTTCAGGCGCAGGTAGTGTCCAGGTCAGTGTCAGCGGGAAGAAAAACTCATCAGGGATTGCTTCAGAATCGGCTGCGGTCGTGAGCGCATCTTCGAAGGCCAGGAGGACCCGCGGGTCAACATCAAGGGCGAGATGGAGCTCCACGGGTGAGCCGCACCCCGATTCTGGGTGAAGGTCTACCTCCCACCACTGGCGAAGCGAGTAGGTCTCCATGAAGTGGCGTTCGTCGTGCACGTGGAAACCATGATGGATGGCTTGGCCCTTGACGTCGGTGATAAAACCTGCGAGATCGATTGAAGACACAGCTAGAGCCTATGGTCTCAGCGTTCAACCCAGTGACAGGTATTGCGAGCCCGACAGGAGCGACAGACGTTGCCGCGGTGCTCGCGAGGACCGAGTTGGTGCGCATCGAGCTCTCGTACCAGTGGGGCCAACGTAGCGTTCATGCGGCGCAACTCCGCAGGTGTGAGCGAATGGAGATGCGACGTCACCGGGTTGAAGATAGCGGCCCCCACGCCGGGACGCTCAACAGTGGCGAGTGCGAGGCCGACGAGATCGCCCTGCTCCATCGTGACGTCGATGAGCGCCGTTCCATCGTCGAGGAATGGTCCCCAGCTGATCGACCAGGTGCCGACGGGGCTGGCACCTTGGCAAAGCACCGGCCGATTGGCAAGGTAGGGCGTGAGGGTCTCGGGGTAACCTCCAACGTCGTTGAGGAGGTTTCGTGCTTCGGTGGCTCCCATCCACGCGAGGTCGTGTTCTTCGACTGGGATGCCCTCGCTAGCCCGCTGACACCAAAGCTGATTGAGGCGCCGAGCTGGCCCGAAAGGGGGGTCGGCACTGATTAGCAGGAGCGGACACAGCCGGAAGTCATTCAGCGCTCGACTGCTAAGGGTTCGATGGATCGTTGTACACGGTGCGGTGAGCTCCACGGGAGCCTGTCGATAGCTGCGCTTGGTTGATTCGGGCGCGACCCGTGGGTTCGCTGGTGGGGCATCGATGGGACACGTCGTGATCTCGAACTGAGCTTCGATACGAGAGAGAAGTTCATCGACCTGCGACCGTGAGGCAAAGCCAAGGATGAGATGGTCTCTCGCCCTCGTGGTGGCGACGTACCACTTGCGACGCTCCTCGAGGAGATCCTCCTTTACCTGGTGTTCCTGTATCCAAGAGAGGTGGCCAGAGGTCTCATCGGCGAGCGTAAAGGCGACACCTCGTTTTGGATCGATGAGCTGGCGAGGTTGATGGGCTGGTGGGTGGTCCAAGTCGATGACGAAGGTGATTGGCCACTCCAGACCCTTGGAGGCATGGATCGTGACGAGCGAGATTGCGTCCTGGGCTTCGATCGGTGGTCGTTGGATTCGCGACTGCTCTGCGAGAGCAGTGCGCAGATAGCTCACGATCGATCGAGTATCGAAGCCTTCGTTGGCCCGCTGGTCAACGAGATCGAGCAGTGCCACCCAATCGGCACGACGACGCTCGTCATGGTTGAGCCGTGCGAGCAGCTCTGGATAGAGGAGCAGGTCGCCGGCTTTGGCCAGTTGATCGCTTGGGGAGAGCGGTGTGGGAGAAAAGGGCAGCATGCGAATTGGGCTTAGCCGCGGATCGTCGGCGAGTTCGCGCAGGAGGTGAGCGAACCACGATATGGAGCGTTCCTTGGTGTTTGCCAGCGTCGCGAGCTCTCGATCGCTGATGCCAATCATCGGGGACCGCATAAGGGCGATGCATGCGAGGTCTTCGTGTGGATTATCCAAGAACGAGAGCAGCGTCAACACATCCCACGCCTCCTGAGTGGCAAGGAGTTGGCCACCACCAACGATGTTGGCCACCAACCCCAGGCGCTGCAACTCCTCCGCGACGCCATCGAGCGTTGCCCATCGTGATGCGATGATGGCGATGTCGTGTGGTTGAGCCTGTCGAGCATCGCCGGTACGTGGATCGACGACGAGAAATGGCTCTTCAAGAATGCCGAGGATACGATGACCGATTTGTTGAGCGAGCGCACGACGACGCACTGGCATGGTGGCGGCGCTGGTCTCGTCGATGGCAAGCACCTCCACCGGTCTGCGCTCGTAGGTCTGTGTGCGCTTGGCATACAGCGGCTCATACGGTTCGACGAGATCGACAAAGGTGGTGTTGACAAACGACACGAGCCCGGGGATTGTCCGATAGTTGTCTTCAAGGGTCACGTGCATGGTGCTCTGGTTGATCTGTTGAGCAAAGAGGGCAGGCTCTGCGCCACGAAAACGATAGAGCGACTGTTTAACATCTCCCACGGCGGCCAATGTCGCCGTCGTAGCAAGTCGTTCGAGAATTTCGTACTGCAGTGGGCTGATGTCTTGTACCTCGTCAACCAGGATGGCACGAAAGCGGGTGGCGAGCTCGTCACGCACACCTCGATCCTCCAAGGCTCTCAGGGCATGGATTTCTAAGTCGTTAAAGTCGGCGATGCGACGAATTCGTTTCAGCTCTACCAGCTGTTGCCTAACGAGCTCCACGGCCTCAGCGATAGCTTGAAGGGTCAGCTGATGTCTCTCGTCGGTCTCATTGAAGCCATCGGTGACGTAGAGGGGGAGTGACCTGACGTAGTCGCGGAGTGCCCGAAGAACCTCCTTCACCGATTCGAACTCTCCAGGCGCCCAATGCTTGGCTGAACCCCCACGCAGGTTCAGGGACTTGAGCCTTGCAAAGCCGGAATCGTCGCCCGCGAGCAGTGATGCTATGGCATGAAGAGCTGTCTTGTGGGCATCGGCAATCTGATCTTGAACGGGGAGTGGCGTGTACTCGCTGAGTTGGTTAGCGAAGCTCGCCAATGGTCCTGTCATGATAACGTCGCGGCGAGCCACGTTGATGTCGGCTTTGATGGCGTCGATGTCGACAGTCATCGCGCGCCGGAATCGTTCAAGATCGGCGAGAAAGCTCATAACCAGCGTCTTGAGCGCTGAGTAGTCGATCAACGCGTAGGTGCTCTGCGATACAGCCTCAAGAAGGTGAGGCAACTCCTGGGTGAGAAATTGCTGATACGTTGTCTCGTCGACGACGGCAAAGTCGTAGTCGAGACCTGATTCGATCGGAAATTCAGCACAGATCCGTTGGCAGAGTGAGTCAATAGTGCCGATCGGAGCGACTTCAACCTCGAGCACCCGAGGGTCATTGCCATCGAGTCGCTCGCGTAGTTGCTCAACGATGCGGCGGCGTAGCTCCGATGCCGCCCGGATAGTGAAGGTCACCGCAACGACCTCAAGCGGGCGCATGCCAGCCTCGATGTGCGCAAGGTAGCGGGCCGCCATCGTCTGGGTTTTACCAGTCCCAGCCCCTGCGGAGATGGTAACTGTGCCTGGTGCCTGCACTGCTTGGCGCTGCCGATCGTTGAGCTCCATCATCGACGCAGGCACCTGCTGTCGTGCAGTGTTGGTGACATTACACCGATTGTCCACACGGTGGCACCGGGGTGGGGCCAAGAGTTCTGGTGGCTGGCGGTTGTGTGGAGTCTGTTAGCCAGCATTGCTGCTCGCAATCCGACAGGCCTGAGCGTAATCGCAGTGCTTGCAGGTCAGTCGCTCGTTGTCGGGAGCAACGGGCAGATGTCCGCTGTGGAGTCGTTCCTTCAGGGCTGCGGCGGCTTCGAGCGCAGGAGTTTCACCTTTGGAGATGCCAGGAGCCTTCACGAAGTTGGTCTTCTTGACAAGACAGTATGTCGCAGAAACAACATGCCCCAATTGTTGCTCCACTAGCTTGGTGTAGACGGAGAGCTGGACGTCGATGGTGAGACGAGCCTCAGCATTCTGGATGCCGCTTGGCGCCGACCTCGAGTATTTGTAATCGATGATGCGGTACTCGCCCGGTCCTATCTCGTCGAGTCGGTCGATGCGACCCATGACAGGAATCCCGTACCAATCACCACGGAGCTCAAGTTCGACGGATGGTTTTGAACCTGGGGAGGCAAAATCGGGATGATTAGCGATGGCGAGCAGTTGGGTGGCGATCTCATCTCTGATCGGTTGCCAGTTTGGCGTGTGGAGGCGCAGGGGTGAGGGGGCAAGCGCTTCCAACATGGTCGTGACATCGGCATGGCTGATGGAGGATGGCTCCAGGTAAACCAGCTGTTGAAGCGCGGTGTGAACCAGTTGACCAAGCTGGCGAGGATCGGGTTCGCTCGTTGCTTCATCGGGGACGCTGACCCGTAGATAGTGCTTGACAAACCACCGGAATGGGCACTGCCCAAGATCCTCGAGTTGGGTTGGAGAGAGGATACGGGGGTTGAGGGCACCGACCTGTCCGGCGAACTCAGAGTCTTCGTGCTGACGAATATGAGTACGCTCGATGGCCTCAGCACGCGCCAATTTGGCCCCCAGCTCAGTGGTGTCGACACTCAGTGACGCGCTCTCGGCTTTCAGGACGCTATAACGCGGGGGTGGACTCGTCGGATGGAGATCGAGCTCCTCAAGGAGGAGGCTTGGTAATGTCCGATCCGATCCGATCCGCTTGGCACCGGTGATGATGAGATCTCGTCTTGCACTTTGGAGGACCCCAATGGCACCAACGTGTTGCATTCGCACGAGTTCGGCGGTGCTCGGCAACCCGTGAATCCGGTCACGCACCGCGAGTGGCAGCGCGGGGTTCTCGTTGAGCGCGGATGGAAAGTGGCCATCAACCGCCCCAAGGAGGGCGACGAAGGTTCGTTGTCCGGCTGGAACCCCGGAGGTAACGACACTGATGCCGGCATGGGCGGTGGCGACGTCGAGCTCTAACGAGTGCAGCAGCTGGCTGAGAGCACCGAGGAGGTCGACGAGCGTTGGCTGGTTGCGGGTAACAAGTGGACTGCGTTCGAGGTGAGGAATGAGCTGGGTGAGGAGCTGCTGGTCGAAGGGTGTGACCTGGGAACTCAGCGTCGCATGGTCGAACAAACGCTGCATGGCGCGAACCAGCCAGCTCGTTAGATCGTCCCATTGTCCATCCGGCGGCGTGGGTAGATCCGCCACAAGATCGGCGAGTTCGCGGGTGCGCTGGGCGGAGCCGAGAACGCGGCCGAGTTGGACGAATTCAACAAGTTCCATCAGGTGGTGCCCAAGGGTCGTCAGCGATGCACGGCCTCTCTCGTGTCGATAGAGAGGAAGGCCGAAGGCATCGCTGTAGTGGCGCAGCGCTCGATGGTAACTGGGAATCGGTGGTGCGTAGATGGCGATCTCGTCGGTCGTTACCTCGCCGACGTGGAGCCGGGCCGTGAGTTCGGCCAGCACCCAGGCGACC
Encoded here:
- a CDS encoding CoA ester lyase, with amino-acid sequence MSLRSRSLLRRSCLSVPGSSDRFITKARDIPADMTFLDLEDSVASSEKVAARTTVANAIAAGGWDDRVLCVRVNAWDTTLTFRDILEVVTGAGERLDEIMLPKVQNASQVIATDLLLTQIEAEAGLAPGHIGLEVQIETTTGLINVEEICSASPRVETVVFGPADFAASMEMPVLTGGVEVPEYPGDHFHYVFAKILMAARAAGIQVIDGPYLKIADLEGLRRYALRSAMLGYDGKWAIHPTQVEVLNEVYRPSQELFDKACNLLDAYAAATSNDGRGAVMFGDEMIDEASRKMAMKFRARGEKAKMVRSESTGSQ
- a CDS encoding acyl-CoA/acyl-ACP dehydrogenase translates to MTDTLFSLVQSGLDLLNEAITEQMKLLVESGLGETEQVKTYQLAQSASALLAIPPMITYAGYGEHEAAVAALFCTQTLRSSAAALLEAGLLDPHQGQSLFANTPTVRDDVMERVALDPGLPHLGEDLALVADAFRRVADDKIAPYADAIHRQNLDIPEAIIEQLAEMGAFGLSIPEAFGGSSTESVDDLIAMLVATEELSRVSLGAGGSLITRPEILSKALLAGGTEEQKQRYLPSLASGELMGAVAVTEPDFGSDVAHLTTTATPKDGGWRLDGTKTWCTFAGRANILAVLARTNPDRSLGHRGLSLFFVDKPPFPGESFRHEANGGVIEGRAIATLGYRGMHSFEVSFDNVYVPTTQLIGEASGLGRGFYLQMAGFENGRIQTAARAVGVMQAAYEAAKAYAQGRTVFGNPLIDYQLTKAKLASMSATLQASRQLTYWVAIQLANHNGSLEASMAKAYTCRAAESITREAMQLHGGMGYAEEYPVSRYFVDARVLSIFEGAEETLALRVIAKGLARR
- a CDS encoding anti-sigma factor, translating into MSNYSNNPEPMGHHEAENLLGAYIIDAVDTSEREAIEAHLKDCPACRSEVDALRPTLGMLANEGGPAPAGIWERIEHEIGGLNDPVLPFRQPARRSRLRIPTIIASTALAVAAALTLIFGIEIHSLNHQVAQLGTQVTASATKAIATAALLQPGAKQFALVDPHGKTVGNVVALRSGEVVLTSFSMQALSPKSTYQVWAIVDERPISLGLLGNRPGVSVFHTQGHHAFEFAVTIEPALGVAQPTSAPVATAAIV
- a CDS encoding sigma-70 family RNA polymerase sigma factor translates to MSDASLVVAVARYNQDALAEIFRRHGGAVHALAKRVTRDAALAEEVTQELFVRLWNEPERYDSARGTLRTFLLMQTHRRSVDVIRSEEARKRREQTDAAQIAAASYDIDHEFGDLADREAIREALATLPEEERRAIQLAFYHGLTYREVAQRLEQPEGTVKTRIRSGLKRMNEALSTWKVVEP
- a CDS encoding UvrD-helicase domain-containing protein — encoded protein: MMELNDRQRQAVQAPGTVTISAGAGTGKTQTMAARYLAHIEAGMRPLEVVAVTFTIRAASELRRRIVEQLRERLDGNDPRVLEVEVAPIGTIDSLCQRICAEFPIESGLDYDFAVVDETTYQQFLTQELPHLLEAVSQSTYALIDYSALKTLVMSFLADLERFRRAMTVDIDAIKADINVARRDVIMTGPLASFANQLSEYTPLPVQDQIADAHKTALHAIASLLAGDDSGFARLKSLNLRGGSAKHWAPGEFESVKEVLRALRDYVRSLPLYVTDGFNETDERHQLTLQAIAEAVELVRQQLVELKRIRRIADFNDLEIHALRALEDRGVRDELATRFRAILVDEVQDISPLQYEILERLATTATLAAVGDVKQSLYRFRGAEPALFAQQINQSTMHVTLEDNYRTIPGLVSFVNTTFVDLVEPYEPLYAKRTQTYERRPVEVLAIDETSAATMPVRRRALAQQIGHRILGILEEPFLVVDPRTGDARQAQPHDIAIIASRWATLDGVAEELQRLGLVANIVGGGQLLATQEAWDVLTLLSFLDNPHEDLACIALMRSPMIGISDRELATLANTKERSISWFAHLLRELADDPRLSPIRMLPFSPTPLSPSDQLAKAGDLLLYPELLARLNHDERRRADWVALLDLVDQRANEGFDTRSIVSYLRTALAEQSRIQRPPIEAQDAISLVTIHASKGLEWPITFVIDLDHPPAHQPRQLIDPKRGVAFTLADETSGHLSWIQEHQVKEDLLEERRKWYVATTRARDHLILGFASRSQVDELLSRIEAQFEITTCPIDAPPANPRVAPESTKRSYRQAPVELTAPCTTIHRTLSSRALNDFRLCPLLLISADPPFGPARRLNQLWCQRASEGIPVEEHDLAWMGATEARNLLNDVGGYPETLTPYLANRPVLCQGASPVGTWSISWGPFLDDGTALIDVTMEQGDLVGLALATVERPGVGAAIFNPVTSHLHSLTPAELRRMNATLAPLVRELDAHQLGPREHRGNVCRSCRARNTCHWVER
- a CDS encoding PD-(D/E)XK nuclease family protein, encoding MDEETTQSKRSRTISLVNEDQLNGTATTTLIEQAAQDSLVAEPSTLVDQWLITSQAQKLGASARIVEAIVELDRFAIDPPSLTSVGYHGKRLATLLEDFQRLRDSRTGTLGAKTTPGTQPWSRAVADVRLYAPTELSLLTQGAAPDARLSIARWRSPQFDPSTKRMVDQLTQAGFSLSGHFQWEPQPRASTTIHQFADPDEEVAWVLAELTARLHVGEVTTDEIAIYAPPIPSYHRALRHYSDAFGLPLYRHERGRASLTTLGHHLMELVEFVQLGRVLGSAQRTRELADLVADLPTPPDGQWDDLTSWLVRAMQRLFDHATLSSQVTPFDQQLLTQLIPHLERSPLVTRNQPTLVDLLGALSQLLHSLELDVATAHAGISVVTSGVPAGQRTFVALLGAVDGHFPSALNENPALPLAVRDRIHGLPSTAELVRMQHVGAIGVLQSARRDLIITGAKRIGSDRTLPSLLLEELDLHPTSPPPRYSVLKAESASLSVDTTELGAKLARAEAIERTHIRQHEDSEFAGQVGALNPRILSPTQLEDLGQCPFRWFVKHYLRVSVPDEATSEPDPRQLGQLVHTALQQLVYLEPSSISHADVTTMLEALAPSPLRLHTPNWQPIRDEIATQLLAIANHPDFASPGSKPSVELELRGDWYGIPVMGRIDRLDEIGPGEYRIIDYKYSRSAPSGIQNAEARLTIDVQLSVYTKLVEQQLGHVVSATYCLVKKTNFVKAPGISKGETPALEAAAALKERLHSGHLPVAPDNERLTCKHCDYAQACRIASSNAG